The Quercus robur chromosome 3, dhQueRobu3.1, whole genome shotgun sequence DNA segment TGAAGCTGTGAGGTATGTGAAGTCCTCGCCTAATAGAAATCAAACCTTTAGGAATTTTATGGAGAGGTTAGGTATGGAGTCCAAGAGTCTTCTTTGTTTAGATGTACCTACTAGGTGGAACTCAACTTACCTTATGTTAGAAACTACTGAAAAATTCGAGAAAGTATTCCTTAGGATGGACTTTGAAGATGATGGTTATTCATCATATTTTAGGAGCAAGGAAGATAGTGGTGGTTTGGGATCTCCTTGTATGAGTGATTTCCAAAATTGTAGGGCATTTGTGACTTTCTTGAGGCTTTTTTACAATGCAACAAAGAAGTTCTCTGGCTCTTTGTATGTGACCTCAAATGCCTTTTTTGATGAAATCTTTGTTATTCAGGAGAGTATTTCTCATTTAGTTAAATCCCAAAACTCCCTCTTGAAAAACACAGCCACAAACATGCAAACTAAATTTGAGAAATACTGGGGGGAAGGTGATGAGATTAATCCTCTTTTGTATATGGCTGTTGTTCTTGATCCACgaaaaaaattgaggtttttgaagttctctttttctgaaatttatggGAATGAAGTGGGGAGTGTGATGGTTGATAAGGTGAAAGCTCTTTTGATGAAGTTGTATACTTTTTTCTGTTCTGTTAATTCCCCAAATGTGGAAGAATCAAGTGGGGGTGAGAGGACACCGATGGTGGTAGGTGATGCAAGTGATCCATATGTGATGGTTCACTCTCGGTATGAGCTTTTCTTAGAAGCTGAGCAATCTATAGGTTGTAGTAATGAGGTTGACAAGTATTTAGCTGAAAATTGTGATGGTAGAAGGGATGGGAATTTTGAGGTGTTGGGGTGGTGGAAGGACAATTCTAGTAGGTACCCAATGTTGTCCAAAGTGGCTAAGGATGTGCTGGCTATACCAATTTCGACTGTTGCATCTGAGTCAGCATTCAGCACCGGAGGCCGCATTGTTGATCCATTTCgaagttctctctctcctctcatggTTCAAAACCTTGTATGTGCACAAAATTGGCTTCAAGCCACAGTACCAATTTCTCATCGCCAATCAAGGGATGAGGTTGAGGCATTGGAGGAGGAATTTCATGATTTAGGTAATATGTTTAAATTCTAGAACCTATAGTCTATGTCTCAtgttcaaacaaaatttaatatgttgtatttatttccttttctcttctAGTTTTAAATCAACAGTCATCATCAAGTGCACCAGCAAGTACTAGCTCCAAATTGGGTTCTAGCTTAGGCAAACGACCCATAATTAGTGTTGAAGATTGATAACTGAGTTGGTATGTTACTGCCTTTGGCCTCTTACTGTTATAAGCTTGCTGGCTTGCTGCCCTTTATATTTGGTCTTGCATTTGGTAGTAATGtattatttgttaaatatttttttgtcttttgtaggtGGAATCACTTATTTTGTGAAGGAGGCAGAACCTTTTGGGAACATTTTGGAAGCTTTTTTGTAAATTGCTTTTCTAACAATACTAGTCTTAATGCTTATAGGAAAGAAATCCTAGGAATCatataggttttcttttctattagttATAAGCTTGAGAATTTGTCATTTAATATTTGggaaaagctattttttttggaaatacctatagtattttataatttgtaattaattatattgttgGGAACATTGTATAGCCAGCAAGGTT contains these protein-coding regions:
- the LOC126719372 gene encoding zinc finger BED domain-containing protein RICESLEEPER 2-like — encoded protein: MAVLKTGIESCPSGVFSLQIHNSNTPSFFKVMDSSTNAPFVSTQADGAATTQADGVAATQADGATATATQEAAVATQTEATDGELPLVPPSVVSKTGTGSGRKKFLAWNHFEKVKVDDGVTMAICNYCKKSYLADSKSCGTSNLLAHVTICPKNPNREDKGQKTLAFEPKNDGDEGFKLVSTIFSVEASRKALAEMIIIDELSFRCVEGYGFKKYVTTLQPKLRVKDIPSRQTVARDVIGIYNSEREKLRKSLKCCRVCLTTDTWTSLQNLNYMCLTCHFIDDAWKLHKRILNFCQVEDHKGETIGRKIEMSLIEWGIDGIFTLTVDNASSNLTTVKFLQRVTKDWNGTVLGNELMHMRCCAHILNLIVGEGLKEIDASVARVREAVRYVKSSPNRNQTFRNFMERLGMESKSLLCLDVPTRWNSTYLMLETTEKFEKVFLRMDFEDDGYSSYFRSKEDSGGLGSPCMSDFQNCRAFVTFLRLFYNATKKFSGSLYVTSNAFFDEIFVIQESISHLVKSQNSLLKNTATNMQTKFEKYWGEGDEINPLLYMAVVLDPRKKLRFLKFSFSEIYGNEVGSVMVDKVKALLMKLYTFFCSVNSPNVEESSGGERTPMVVGDASDPYVMVHSRYELFLEAEQSIGCSNEVDKYLAENCDGRRDGNFEVLGWWKDNSSRYPMLSKVAKDVLAIPISTVASESAFSTGGRIVDPFRSSLSPLMVQNLVCAQNWLQATVPISHRQSRDEVEALEEEFHDLGGITYFVKEAEPFGNILEAFL